AACGGTGATCCTCCGTCCTGCTGGAAGGAAGGGGGTAAGGGTGTCGCTGTCGACGGCAGTTCCGCACAGGTTGCCCGGAATCGTGTACTCGCGTTGCTGCTCGTCGCCACCGCATCCCGTAATCGTAAAGGTGAGGGTTGTGAATGCGGCTGTCGAAATCAGGCCTGACTTCCGGTGAGTCGTTCGGTCGGTTTTCATCAAAATCCTTTGTCGGGCCGAAGTGATCAGAATCTGGATCAGACTTCCGGGAGCTTGCCCTTCGGCAATTGCTTGAGCATTAGGATAGCCCTGCTGTGCGGACTGGCGCGCATTCATTCCGGCATCGTCAACGTCTATTGAATGATGTTTATTCGCTGCGACCCGCGCTCCGTCTTCTGCGATCGCCCCATTTCTTACCTGGCCTTCATTCCAGAATTGTCCACCCGTCGTCTGGGCATCGCTCACTGCGTGACCTTCGGCGTCTTTAAAGACCGCCTCCAGCACCGTGCTGGTCGCTGTTCCTCGCCTAAAACGATGTGGTCGGCGCTCGTCAGCACGCGGCAGAAGAAGGTGAGTTTTTGCCCACCCCGTCGCTCTCGCCTCGATCGTTAGCTGATCGCGCGTCTGGAAGAACACTCTTCACTTGCTTCGATCGGCGGCGCTGGCTTATTGCCGTTCCGGCAACCGGTCGAGTCCCTTAGTGAAAATCTCCAAATAACCAAAGAATCCTCCGGCTACAAGTGCGAGCGCAGCCACGGTGATCAGCGTAGGTTTCTTTAGCCGGGAGCCGCTTCCATCATTGCTATATTCCGACTATGCGTCGGCCGCGCGTGAATGTCGGCTCCACGATCGCGACTACTCCGTCATAGGGGCTGGGACCTTGATAGGTAGATTCGCATCCTTAGCGCACCCCAGTTTATCTGCGAGTCGACGCGAGATGGAGTTCAGTATGATCATCCTGTCCTTGCTTGTCTCCTCCTCTTTGAATTGATCGCCCGAGCTGTACATACTCGCTTTCACGTATGGCTTGGTTCCCTCGGGACCCTTTGTCGGGCAAGCGAAGAAAAGAGATGCCCCGAAGTTAGCATTCGTGGCCGCGTAAGCGCCAATCGAGTAAACGGTTGTCTTCGGTGAGTCTCTCTGCAAGGCTGTGCGTTTATCTGGGTGGCTGGTAGCCACTTCGAAGTCAACCTCGATCAAGGGGTGCGCGCTCTTGTCGCCAACTGTGTAGATGGTGCACTGGTTTCGTTCGGAGGCGGTGCCATGAAGTCCCTCGACTGCACTGCTTAGTGAGAACTTCTTTTGTGAGGCGCCGTCGGCGGTGTTCCGCCCCTCAAGCTCTGCGAATTTATCCGTTCCTCCTGAAATCCTTTTCAGCGCAGCTGCCGCTGATGTATTGAGAGTTGATGCACAGACTTGAGTGGCGGGGACCCCGTCTGCTTCCGAGGTGGTGTCCTTACTGCAACCGGACAGTGCTGCGATAGTCAAAGCACTAGAAAGCGTCCACAAAAGGATCTTATTTTTTTGGCCGACTTGATTTCCGAGAGGTGGCATCTGGTTCACTGTGTCAGTCTTCCTTGTAGGCGGGGCGCCCGCGGTAGTCATTCTGATGCGAACCTGTTCCAAGGTATCCTGCCTTGATCTCTTCCTTCCAGTTCTGTTCGTCTGCCACTTCCGCGGCATTTGGGTGAGCTTTGAAATATGTTTCGTAACTGGTTCCGATGGTCTCGAAACCCTTGTCGTAAAATAGTGCGCTTGTCACCTGAGCTTGCTCTCGAGGATCCTGCTCTGCACTGTCTGCCCCCTTGTCGATTTGTTGCCCAATGAAGGTGCTGAGCGCTTCCCCTGCCGTTTCTGCTGCAATGGGGGCAATTGCCACTCCAGCACCTGCCGCTCCTGGAACCGGAATACAAGCGACGCCGCCACCTACGACGGCTCCTACGCCGAACTTGATCCACTCTGTTGATCTGCCGAGTGACTTGTTGGCTTCCTCGGCGTTGGCTCCGTAAGTTGTTTCTGCTTGCTGGACGCGAGAGTTGTCCAGAATCCCTCGAGCTTCAGCTTCGGCCGACAGGGCGTCTCGGGCGTGATCGATATTTTGGTCGTTTGTGGGCGGATTGGCATCGAGCATGCTCAATGTGTACAGATGCTGAGCCGAGGTGACGACGCCGTGCGAGGTCTCGTTCTGGCCCAACACGCTGAGGAAATTGATGGCGCCCTGGTTCCCGAAATCAGCGCGCCCCGGGTATTTGGCGGGGAAGTTGCCGTCGTCCTTTGCGTGATCACCTAGTCCCGAGAGGCTGTAGTCGATGTCATCGATATAAGCAGCCCCCATCTTTCCTAGGCTGTCTGCCAGCTCAGACTGGCGGTGCAGCAGCTTGGGGCCATCCTCGCTGCCATAGAGGTAGGCGACTTGCTCCATGACGCCGGCGGTGGCAGCAGTGCGGTGGTCTGCGCTCCCGGGGACCATGGGGTCCCTGCCCGACATGGGAGCGGCGTCATAGGCGTATCCGGTCGTCGCTGCCTCTAGAGCATGCCCCAGGGCGTCGTGGCCTGCGATGAAGTCTCGTTCCCCGTCGAGGGTGGGATCGGGCAGCCAGATCCGCTCCTTGACCAGGTACCTGAGGTGGTCGTGGAGCTCGGAGTTCTTGTTGACGCCGCCTCCCGTTCCTTCGGGCTGAGCGAAGAAGCGTGTTGCGGCATCGGGGTTGTGGCCGAGCGCCTGGAGGAAGCCGTTCATCGGGTCACGACCACGGTCGTTCTTGTCCCAGAAGTTGAGATCACCCTGGTTCCAGTTGTTGATCCAGGGGCTCATGTCCTTTACGTTGCGTTCCTTGTCGAAGGAGATGAGCTTCTCGCCGTAATCATTCAGGAACTGGTCGTCGTAATCGCCGAACCGCATGAGGTTGCTCATGACTGCAAAGCCACTAGGATCGTTAGCGTCGTCGATGCCAAGTCGGTCGGGACCGAGCTGGATTATCTTCCTCTCCCATCTCGCCATGGCCTCACTGTCGGAGAGAGTGGCAGTGCCGAGCGTTATGCCAAGGTTCTTCTGTAGCTGCTTGGCTTGGTCCCACATCTTCGGGTTGCGACTGTAGCCTTGGTACGGGTCGGCGACACCGGCGTAGAACTCCAGAGTTTTCTTGGCCCCTACATCAGTAGTGAGCCTCTCGGCGAAGAGCGGATCCTTCCCGTACTTGGCCAGATTCTCGTTGAGTTGATTGAGCTCAGTACTGGTGAGCTCATGGGGGTCCTTTCTCATGATGTCGGCCATGTTTTTGGCAGCCTTGACTGTCTCCGCTGCTGAGTCCCGGTCCTTGTAACTGGCACCAGAGAATCCGTGCTTCGCCTGGTCCACGAGGAGTTTGAGTACCTCGGCCGCGCTGTTGTCGGATGCTGTGGCCTTCGTGAGGATCCGCTGGATCTCGTCCCGGAAATTGTGCACTTCCTGCTGCGTGTGCTCGGGGACATGAGTGTCCTTGGCAGCGCGGTCGGGGTGGACGTTCATCGTGACAGTGAACGTGCCGTTGCCCGTGTCCATCACCGTGAGGTTTTTCTTGACACCTCGCTCGATGGCGTCCGTGAGTTGTGTGCGGTAGCTGACTAGTTCGTCATGAGTGTCTTTGAGGATCTTGGTGATGGAGTCGGCCTGTGTGTGGGCGTCGGTGAACTCGCCGGCGGTCTTATCGACGAACTCACGGGTGACCGTCGCGTTGTCGCCTGCCCAGTTGGCCTTGTCAGCCCTGGCCTTGAGGTTGCGTTCCGCGTCCTCCTTGAGGTTCGCGAGATGCTTTGTCATCTGCTCCCAGTCGGTGATTGCCTGACCGAGTTTGGACAAATTTCCGAAGCGGAGTGCGTCGAGATCCATCGGCTCAGCCGCCCTTCCGCTCGTCGAAGCTTTCGTCCAGGGTGGAGATGCTGCTGATAATGGTGGAGATGTATGTCTCGTCGGCGGCGTGCTGATTCTTGGTGTAGCGCAGATGATTGGAGATGTGCGCACAGGCATCCAGAAGAGACCGTGCTTGGTCCACCCAGCGCTCAGCGACGTGACTGAGCGCACCGCCCAAGGCGAAGCCCTCGCTCTGAAGCCCGCCCGCGGCAGCCAGGGAGGAGACGCGGGCGTGGTCGCTGTAGCGTCCGAAATCCTCGAACAGATCATGCGCAGCTTTACCGATGGCCGATAGGTCCTTCTGGCTGACTCTGAGGTCGCCCCATGCATCCCTGGTGCCCGTACCGCTGTTCGGGTCCGCGGGCACGTGATTGAGCTGCATGTGGGCCGATTGTTTGCTCGCAGCCTCAGCCTTGAGCTGCTCCCACTCATCCCACGCCATGCGTGGTCCCCTTCCCCGTATCTCCGTGAAGCCCGCCTTGCGGACTGGAGCGTGTCCGACCAGATACCAACTCGCCAGACCCCGTGAACTCGGTTCAAGAGAGTTCACGGATCTCACCAAACTCTCCACAAGTTGCCGCCGCGGGGCTGGCCGCAGTGGAGCCATCAGGCCTGGGCGCCTATCACCTGACCCGGTTACATGTTGTCCGGCATCAACCCCGTCTGCACCAACGACTTCCCCCTCCGCCGAGACACAAAGACCCCCCGCCCCGCAGGCATGGGCCGCGGCCGAACCCCGCCCAGCAGATCCCCCTCACTCGGATCACCGGCCAGCACAACCCCCTGCGCTCCCAGTTCCTTCACCCGCTGCATGAACGCCTCGTAAGACGCCCGCCCCGCACCGGCTGTCGACCGCGCGATGATGAATCGCACCCCGACATCCCGGGCGAACGGCAAGAGTTCCGTCAGTCCCGCCAGTGGGTTCCCGCTCGACGTGGCCACGAGGTCGTAGTCGTCGATGACGACGTACACCGTGGGCCCGCGCCACCAGCTCCGGTCCCGCAGCTGCTGGGCGGTGACGTCGGCTGTCGGTGTGCGGCGCTTCATCAGGTCGGCCAGGGCGACCATGTGGTGGTCCATGGAGTTGGACATGGGGATGTACTCGGCGAGGTGGGACGAGGGTGTCACGTCCAGCAGCGAGCGCCGGTTGTCGATGACGAACAACTTGGCCTCGTCGCCCGAGTACCTTTGCGTCACCTGCTTGATCAGCAGCCGCAGCAGGTTCGACTTGCCCGATTCGCTTTCGCCGAAGACGAGGAAGAACGGGTCCTGCTCGAAGTCGACGAAGACCGGTTCAAGGTTGTCCTCGTCGAGGGCGAAGGCGACGCCTCGGCGCGGGAAGCGATCGCCCGGAGGTAGTTGGTCGGCCGGGAACTCGCGGGGAAGCAGGCGGACTTCGGGGGCGCCGGGGGCCTGCCAGTGCCGGGCGACCTCGGTGGCGAGGGCCGCCGTGGCGTCCGCCAGGTCCGTGTCGGAGGTCAGACCGTCGATGCGCGGCACCGCCGCCATGAAGTGCAGTTTCTGTGGCGCCTGTCCGCGGCCGGGCACACCCGCCGGGACGTTCGCGGCCACCTTGCGGTCCAGCTCGGAATCCATCGTGTCGCCGAGCCGCAGCTCCAGGCGGTTCATCAGGTGGTCCTTGAGGTTGGCCCTGACCTCCATCGAGCGTGAGGCCGTCAGGATCAGGTGGACGCCGTAACCGAGACCCCGCGCGGCGATGTCGTGGATCACCTGGTCCATCGCCTCGTATTCCGCGCGGAAGTTGCCCCAGCCGTCGATGACCAGGAACACGTCGCCCCAGGGCTGATCCGTGACCGAGATCTCGCCCCGGGCCCGCCTGGCCCGGAAGTCCGCGATCGACGCGATGCCCGCGGAGCGGAAGTACTCCTCGCGGCGGGTCAGCACGCCGTACACCTCGGCCACCGTGCGCCGCACCCGCTCCGGATCCAAGCGCGAGGCGACCCCGCCCACGTGCGGCAGTCCGGCCACTGCCGCCATGCCGCCACCTCCGAAGTCGAGGCCGTAGAACTGCACTTCGTGCGGCGTGTGCGTGAGCGCGAACGCCGAGATCAGGGTGCGCAGCAGCGTCGACTTGCCGGACTGCGGGCCGCCGATGATCTGCATGTGGCCGGCCGCGCCGGAGAAGTCGACCCAGAGCGGGTCGCGGCGCTGTTCGTACGGCTTGTCCACCAGGCCCGCCGGTACGATCAGGCGGCCGGCACCCTCGTAGCCCGGCTGTGTGAGGCCGCGGCCCTGCACCGCCGTGAGGCCGGGCAGGAGCCCGTCGAGCGGCGGCGGGCTGTCCAGCGGCGGCAGCCATACCTGGTGAGCCGCCGGACCCTGCGCCTCCAGCCGGCGCACGATCACGTCGAGCACGGTGTCGGCGAGCGCGTCGTCGATCTCCGGACCGTCCGAAGCGGAAGGGCGCTGTCGCGGCACAGCCACGTACCGCACCGGCACCTCGGCCGCCGTGAACAGCACCGGACGCCGGTCCACCGGCAGCGGGCCGCCGCCCAGCGTCGCCCGCTGCGGGCCCGAGCGGTACACGCCGGAGACGTACGCCGCCTTGAAACGCACCATCTCGCCCGTACCGAACTTCAGAAGGCCGGAGCCCGGGACGTTCGGCAGCTCATAGGCGTCCGGTACGCCGATCGCCGCGCGGGACTCCGCGGCGGAGAAGGTACGCAGACCGACTCGGTACGACAGGTAGGTCTCCAGGCCGCGCAGACGGCCCTCCTCCAGTCGCTGCGACGCGAGCAGCAGGTGCACGCCGAGCGACCGGCCGATGCGGCCGATCTGCACGAACATCTCGATGAAGTCGGGCTTCGCCGTCAGCAGCTCACTGAACTCGTCGATGACCAGGACCAGTGACGGAATGGGCTGCAGGGCCGCACCAGCCGCGCGGGCCTTCTCGTAGTCGTGGATGTTGGCGTAGTTGCCCGCGTCCCGCAGCATCTCCTGGCGGCGGTTGAGTTCGCCGCGGATGGAGTCGCCCATGCGGTCGACCAGGGTGAGGTCGTCCGCGAGGTTGGTGATGACGGCCGCCACGTGCGGCATCCGCGCCATACCGGCGAAGGTCGCGCCGCCCTTGAAGTCCGCCAGGACGAAGTTGAGCGTCTCCGACGAATGGGTGACCGCCAGGCCCAGTACCAGAGTGCGCAGCAGCTCCGACTTGCCGGAGCCGGTGGCGCCCACGCACAGGCCGTGTGGACCCATGCCCTCCTGCGCGGCCTCCTTGAGGTCGAGCATCACGGGGCGGCCGTCCTCGCCGACACCGATCGGCACCCGCAGCCGTTCGGCCAGCGAACGCGGCCGCCACGTGCGCTGGGTGTCGATCGACGCCGCGTCACCGAGGTTCAGCAGGTCGGTGAACTCCAGGTTGGCGAGCAGCGGTTCGTCGTCGTCCCCGCCCGACGCCATCCGCAGCGGGGCCAACTGCCGGGCCAAGGCCTCGGCGGACTCGTACGAGAGGACGTCCGGAGTTCCCTCGTAG
This genomic stretch from Streptomyces sp. Go-475 harbors:
- the eccCa gene encoding type VII secretion protein EccCa, giving the protein MSHIVVKRPPRVLPSEVPTQEIVLQPPPELPRGHRESVLMQLLPTLGMGGSVVFFFTSGQPFMRIMGMIMIASTIAMSVAMVIRFRRGSQGELADMRRDYLSYLAQVRRTVVDTARTQRDVQYFLHPSPEQLWALVAEGSRVWERRPGDEDFAQVRIGLGAQALASALVAPETAPVTQLEPLTAGAMQRFLAVHSTLDDLPMAVSLRAFYHVTISGDPQSVRSSVRAMTGSLAALHSPEDLLIVVAAGREALPHWEWAKWLPHVQAPGAVDGAGSRRLINSDSRELENLLATRLTGRPRFHPNAAPLPEEPHIVVVLDGLSLPPDSVLANPEGLHGVTVLEVVPGDLTAGGGELSIVVQPEALHLESGQGVVYEGTPDVLSYESAEALARQLAPLRMASGGDDDEPLLANLEFTDLLNLGDAASIDTQRTWRPRSLAERLRVPIGVGEDGRPVMLDLKEAAQEGMGPHGLCVGATGSGKSELLRTLVLGLAVTHSSETLNFVLADFKGGATFAGMARMPHVAAVITNLADDLTLVDRMGDSIRGELNRRQEMLRDAGNYANIHDYEKARAAGAALQPIPSLVLVIDEFSELLTAKPDFIEMFVQIGRIGRSLGVHLLLASQRLEEGRLRGLETYLSYRVGLRTFSAAESRAAIGVPDAYELPNVPGSGLLKFGTGEMVRFKAAYVSGVYRSGPQRATLGGGPLPVDRRPVLFTAAEVPVRYVAVPRQRPSASDGPEIDDALADTVLDVIVRRLEAQGPAAHQVWLPPLDSPPPLDGLLPGLTAVQGRGLTQPGYEGAGRLIVPAGLVDKPYEQRRDPLWVDFSGAAGHMQIIGGPQSGKSTLLRTLISAFALTHTPHEVQFYGLDFGGGGMAAVAGLPHVGGVASRLDPERVRRTVAEVYGVLTRREEYFRSAGIASIADFRARRARGEISVTDQPWGDVFLVIDGWGNFRAEYEAMDQVIHDIAARGLGYGVHLILTASRSMEVRANLKDHLMNRLELRLGDTMDSELDRKVAANVPAGVPGRGQAPQKLHFMAAVPRIDGLTSDTDLADATAALATEVARHWQAPGAPEVRLLPREFPADQLPPGDRFPRRGVAFALDEDNLEPVFVDFEQDPFFLVFGESESGKSNLLRLLIKQVTQRYSGDEAKLFVIDNRRSLLDVTPSSHLAEYIPMSNSMDHHMVALADLMKRRTPTADVTAQQLRDRSWWRGPTVYVVIDDYDLVATSSGNPLAGLTELLPFARDVGVRFIIARSTAGAGRASYEAFMQRVKELGAQGVVLAGDPSEGDLLGGVRPRPMPAGRGVFVSRRRGKSLVQTGLMPDNM
- a CDS encoding DUF6571 family protein yields the protein MDLDALRFGNLSKLGQAITDWEQMTKHLANLKEDAERNLKARADKANWAGDNATVTREFVDKTAGEFTDAHTQADSITKILKDTHDELVSYRTQLTDAIERGVKKNLTVMDTGNGTFTVTMNVHPDRAAKDTHVPEHTQQEVHNFRDEIQRILTKATASDNSAAEVLKLLVDQAKHGFSGASYKDRDSAAETVKAAKNMADIMRKDPHELTSTELNQLNENLAKYGKDPLFAERLTTDVGAKKTLEFYAGVADPYQGYSRNPKMWDQAKQLQKNLGITLGTATLSDSEAMARWERKIIQLGPDRLGIDDANDPSGFAVMSNLMRFGDYDDQFLNDYGEKLISFDKERNVKDMSPWINNWNQGDLNFWDKNDRGRDPMNGFLQALGHNPDAATRFFAQPEGTGGGVNKNSELHDHLRYLVKERIWLPDPTLDGERDFIAGHDALGHALEAATTGYAYDAAPMSGRDPMVPGSADHRTAATAGVMEQVAYLYGSEDGPKLLHRQSELADSLGKMGAAYIDDIDYSLSGLGDHAKDDGNFPAKYPGRADFGNQGAINFLSVLGQNETSHGVVTSAQHLYTLSMLDANPPTNDQNIDHARDALSAEAEARGILDNSRVQQAETTYGANAEEANKSLGRSTEWIKFGVGAVVGGGVACIPVPGAAGAGVAIAPIAAETAGEALSTFIGQQIDKGADSAEQDPREQAQVTSALFYDKGFETIGTSYETYFKAHPNAAEVADEQNWKEEIKAGYLGTGSHQNDYRGRPAYKED